In Salmonella enterica subsp. enterica serovar Typhimurium str. LT2, a single window of DNA contains:
- a CDS encoding putative inner membrane protein → MNDDSIIKNSSMLLAYLGGLGWGSAYFYGWGVSAYYGFPWWYVGVGPDNIARSLFHAISLMAIFIIAWGVGILLFFLVKQKARIHDISFLRLFLAAVLFFIPIVIEFSLLTESFLWELFFIILLVALCLSVGMRFYSKLMPVICFTQLSWVRRHCFTIVMLGFIIYFFIFSFFVGIYKPQLKKEYEMILYDGGWYYVLARYHDSFILSKSFTKNNNRFIIFRPEDGHSYEITLVKVRL, encoded by the coding sequence ATGAATGATGATTCAATTATTAAAAACTCTTCGATGCTTTTGGCCTATTTAGGTGGTTTGGGATGGGGAAGCGCCTATTTTTATGGCTGGGGCGTCTCCGCGTACTATGGTTTCCCGTGGTGGTATGTAGGCGTCGGCCCTGACAACATTGCCCGAAGTCTATTCCATGCGATTAGCCTGATGGCTATATTCATAATAGCGTGGGGAGTGGGTATTCTATTATTTTTTCTAGTAAAGCAAAAAGCACGTATCCACGACATTAGCTTTTTACGTCTTTTTTTGGCAGCGGTTTTGTTCTTTATTCCAATTGTTATCGAGTTTTCTCTCTTAACAGAATCGTTTTTGTGGGAGCTTTTTTTTATCATTTTACTGGTAGCTTTATGCTTATCGGTGGGGATGCGTTTTTATAGTAAATTGATGCCAGTGATTTGTTTTACGCAACTCAGTTGGGTGCGAAGGCATTGTTTCACTATAGTTATGCTTGGTTTTATTATATATTTTTTTATATTTTCTTTTTTTGTTGGGATCTATAAACCACAATTAAAGAAAGAATACGAAATGATATTGTATGATGGAGGCTGGTACTACGTCCTGGCCAGATATCATGATAGTTTTATTTTGTCGAAATCCTTTACTAAAAATAACAATAGATTTATTATTTTTAGACCAGAAGATGGGCACTCTTATGAAATTACTCTGGTAAAAGTCAGGCTTTAA
- a CDS encoding putative ABC-type polar amino acid transport system (ATPase component; similar to E. coli putative ATP-binding component of a transport system (AAC76303.1); Blastp hit to AAC76303.1 (252 aa), 42% identity in aa 11 - 230), whose protein sequence is MALLKLKEISKEYSGKKVLDTVSLKIQSGDMKVVMGPSGCGKTTLLRCLLRLEEPDYGNIYFHGKNIYDKEFTILEFRKKVGCVFQNYALYRHLNVMDNITLALCKVFGMPGQLAREKALHELQKLDMASHSAKYPSQLSGGQQQRVALARTMVTDPELIIFDEPTSALDPLMTREVGMLIKQLHDNGVTILCVTHDIRLARLLSDNVTFLNHGKIRAEGAFTDLALRETDPDIHCFFSEAQR, encoded by the coding sequence ATGGCTTTACTGAAACTAAAAGAGATAAGTAAGGAATATTCAGGAAAAAAGGTTCTTGATACGGTTAGTCTGAAAATTCAATCGGGAGACATGAAAGTAGTCATGGGGCCATCAGGTTGTGGAAAAACGACGCTTTTACGCTGTCTGCTTCGATTAGAAGAACCTGATTATGGCAATATTTATTTTCACGGGAAAAATATTTACGACAAAGAATTTACTATTCTTGAGTTCAGAAAAAAAGTTGGTTGTGTCTTCCAGAATTACGCTTTGTATCGCCATCTTAACGTCATGGATAATATTACCCTTGCCCTATGTAAAGTGTTTGGCATGCCGGGACAACTAGCCCGGGAGAAAGCCTTACATGAGCTACAAAAACTTGATATGGCCTCGCATAGCGCGAAATACCCTTCGCAATTATCGGGCGGCCAGCAACAGCGCGTCGCCCTGGCCCGAACAATGGTCACCGACCCAGAACTCATTATTTTTGATGAGCCGACGTCTGCGCTTGATCCGCTCATGACTCGTGAAGTCGGAATGTTGATCAAGCAACTTCACGACAATGGCGTCACTATATTATGCGTCACTCATGATATTCGCCTCGCCAGATTACTAAGCGATAACGTAACGTTTCTTAATCATGGCAAAATTCGTGCAGAAGGCGCTTTTACCGATCTTGCCTTACGAGAAACGGATCCAGATATCCACTGTTTTTTTAGCGAGGCACAACGATGA
- a CDS encoding alcohol dehydrogenase class III (similar to E. coli alcohol dehydrogenase class III; formaldehyde dehydrogenase, glutathione-dependent (AAC73459.1); Blastp hit to AAC73459.1 (369 aa), 80% identity in aa 1 - 369), giving the protein MKSRAAVAFGPGQPLKIVEIDVAPPKKGEVLVKITHTGVCHTDAFTLSGDDPEGVFPAVLGHEGGGVVVEVGEGVTSLKPGDHVIPLYTAECGECKFCKSGKTNLCQAVRATQGKGLMPDGTTRFSYNGEPVYHYMGTSTFSEYTVCAEISLAKVNPQAPLDKVCLLGCGVTTGIGAVHNTAKVKAGDTVAVFGLGGIGLAVIQGAVQAKAGRILAVDTNPEKFTLAGEMGATDFINPNDYDKPIQDVIVELTDGGVDFSFECIGNVNVMRAALECCHKGWGESIIIGVAGAGQEIKTRPFQLVTGRVWRGSAFGGVKGRTQLPGMVEDAMNGKIRLDPFITHRLPLEQINDAFELMHQGKSIRTVIHFGDN; this is encoded by the coding sequence ATGAAATCACGTGCAGCAGTTGCTTTTGGTCCCGGTCAGCCGTTAAAAATTGTCGAGATTGACGTTGCGCCGCCGAAAAAAGGCGAAGTTCTGGTCAAAATCACTCATACCGGCGTTTGCCATACCGATGCTTTTACCCTTTCCGGCGATGATCCGGAAGGCGTATTCCCGGCAGTCCTGGGTCACGAAGGCGGCGGCGTGGTAGTCGAGGTCGGCGAGGGGGTCACCAGCCTGAAACCCGGCGATCATGTTATTCCACTGTATACGGCGGAATGCGGCGAGTGTAAGTTCTGTAAGTCCGGTAAAACTAACCTTTGTCAGGCCGTACGCGCCACTCAGGGAAAAGGGCTGATGCCGGATGGCACTACCCGCTTTTCTTATAACGGCGAACCCGTTTATCACTATATGGGAACCAGCACGTTCAGCGAATATACCGTTTGCGCGGAAATTTCTCTGGCGAAAGTGAACCCGCAGGCGCCGCTGGATAAAGTGTGTCTGTTGGGCTGTGGCGTGACGACTGGTATTGGCGCCGTCCATAACACCGCTAAAGTGAAAGCGGGCGACACCGTTGCCGTTTTTGGTTTAGGCGGTATTGGGCTGGCGGTTATTCAGGGCGCGGTTCAGGCTAAAGCCGGGCGTATTTTAGCTGTCGACACGAATCCGGAAAAATTTACGCTGGCGGGCGAAATGGGGGCCACGGACTTTATTAATCCGAATGATTACGACAAACCGATCCAGGACGTTATTGTTGAGCTTACTGATGGCGGCGTAGATTTCAGTTTTGAATGTATCGGCAACGTTAACGTGATGCGAGCAGCGCTGGAATGTTGTCATAAAGGCTGGGGCGAAAGCATTATTATTGGCGTAGCGGGGGCAGGGCAGGAAATCAAAACCCGTCCCTTCCAGCTAGTGACCGGTCGCGTCTGGCGTGGCTCCGCCTTTGGCGGCGTGAAAGGGCGCACGCAGCTGCCAGGGATGGTCGAAGATGCGATGAACGGTAAAATCCGTTTAGATCCTTTTATTACTCACCGCCTGCCGCTGGAGCAGATTAACGATGCCTTTGAACTGATGCATCAGGGTAAATCCATCCGTACTGTTATCCACTTTGGCGATAACTGA
- a CDS encoding putative ABC-type transport system probable membrane spanning protein (similar to E. coli putative transport system permease protein (former yecC) (AAC74985.1); Blastp hit to AAC74985.1 (222 aa), 34% identity in aa 10 - 216), whose product MIAGWSLFFNDLTEQLPLVVDGIKETCKLALIVSITGFLWGIIIFFLSLSHRPVVKAITRLYMDFFIGTPLILILFVIYYGLPQSGIHLSSFTVAVTGFTLNVGAYNAAYMTTAYNALNKYETEAAVVQGLNKRQVFLWIILPQVLLSSIPALTNQVINNLKDSTIVFLIQYTEFFARIQEVAATSFKFFHAYLFAAIVYLIGVTFIVGLTRFLEHRLLRHYGQGY is encoded by the coding sequence ATGATCGCTGGCTGGTCTCTCTTCTTTAATGACCTGACTGAACAACTGCCACTTGTTGTGGACGGTATTAAAGAAACCTGTAAACTTGCGCTGATTGTTTCCATCACCGGTTTTTTGTGGGGAATTATTATTTTCTTTCTGAGCCTGAGCCATCGCCCCGTGGTAAAAGCCATAACTCGACTGTACATGGATTTCTTTATCGGTACGCCACTCATTCTTATTCTATTTGTTATCTATTATGGTTTACCTCAATCTGGCATTCACCTGTCCTCTTTTACCGTGGCGGTTACAGGTTTTACCTTGAATGTCGGCGCATATAATGCCGCGTACATGACAACGGCCTATAACGCATTGAATAAGTATGAAACGGAGGCAGCAGTCGTTCAGGGGTTGAACAAACGGCAGGTCTTTTTGTGGATTATACTGCCTCAGGTATTGCTGTCTTCCATTCCAGCCTTAACGAATCAGGTGATTAATAACCTTAAAGACAGCACCATCGTTTTTCTTATCCAATATACTGAGTTTTTCGCGCGAATTCAGGAGGTTGCTGCAACCAGCTTTAAATTCTTCCATGCTTACCTTTTTGCCGCCATAGTGTATCTTATTGGCGTTACCTTTATCGTCGGTTTGACCCGGTTTTTAGAGCATAGACTGCTTCGCCATTACGGTCAGGGTTACTGA
- the sseJ gene encoding Salmonella translocated effector (regulated by SPI-2; secreted effector J SseJ (gi|9931614)) gives MPLSVGQGYFTSSISSEKFNAIKESARLPELSLWEKIKAYFFTTHHAEALECIFNLYHHQELNLTPVQVRGAYIKLRALASQGCKEQFIIESQEHADKLIIKDDNGENILSIEVECHPEAFGLAKEINKSHPKPKNISLGDITRLVFFGDSLSDSLGRMFEKTHHILPSYGQYFGGRFTNGFTWTEFLSSPHFLGKEMLNFAEGGSTSASYSCFNCIGDFVSNTDRQVASYTPSHQDLAIFLLGANDYMTLHKDNVIMVVEQQIDDIEKIISGGVNNVLVMGIPDLSLTPYGKHSDEKRKLKDESIAHNALLKTNVEELKEKYPQHKICYYETADAFKVIMEAASNIGYDTENPYTHHGYVHVPGAKDPQLDICPQYVFNDLVHPTQEVHHCFAIMLESFIAHHYSTE, from the coding sequence ATGCCATTGAGTGTTGGACAGGGTTATTTCACATCATCTATCAGTTCTGAAAAATTTAATGCGATAAAAGAAAGCGCACGCCTTCCGGAATTAAGTTTATGGGAGAAAATCAAAGCATATTTCTTTACCACCCACCATGCAGAGGCGCTCGAATGTATCTTTAATCTTTACCACCATCAGGAACTGAATCTAACACCGGTACAGGTTCGCGGAGCCTACATCAAACTTCGAGCCTTAGCGTCTCAGGGATGTAAAGAACAGTTTATTATAGAATCACAGGAACACGCCGATAAGTTGATTATTAAAGATGATAATGGTGAAAATATTTTGTCTATTGAGGTTGAATGTCATCCGGAAGCTTTTGGTCTTGCAAAAGAAATCAATAAATCACATCCCAAGCCCAAAAATATTTCTTTGGGTGATATTACCAGACTGGTATTTTTTGGCGACAGCTTGTCTGACTCCTTAGGGCGTATGTTTGAAAAAACACATCATATCTTACCCTCCTATGGTCAATACTTTGGCGGAAGGTTTACTAATGGATTTACCTGGACTGAGTTTTTATCATCTCCACACTTCTTAGGTAAAGAGATGCTTAATTTTGCTGAAGGGGGAAGTACATCGGCAAGCTATTCCTGCTTTAATTGCATCGGTGACTTTGTATCAAATACGGACAGACAAGTCGCATCTTACACCCCTTCTCACCAGGACCTGGCGATATTTTTATTGGGGGCTAATGACTATATGACACTACACAAAGATAATGTAATAATGGTCGTTGAGCAACAAATTGATGATATTGAAAAAATAATTTCCGGTGGAGTTAATAATGTTCTGGTCATGGGGATTCCCGATTTGTCTTTAACACCTTATGGCAAACATTCTGATGAAAAAAGAAAGCTTAAGGATGAAAGCATCGCTCACAATGCCCTGTTAAAAACTAATGTTGAAGAATTAAAAGAAAAATACCCCCAGCATAAAATATGCTATTACGAGACTGCCGATGCATTTAAGGTGATAATGGAGGCGGCCAGTAATATTGGTTATGATACGGAAAACCCTTATACTCACCACGGCTATGTACATGTTCCCGGGGCTAAAGACCCTCAGCTAGATATATGTCCGCAATACGTCTTCAACGACCTTGTCCATCCAACCCAGGAAGTCCATCATTGTTTTGCCATAATGTTAGAAAGTTTTATAGCTCATCATTATTCCACTGAATAA
- a CDS encoding putative cytoplasmic protein (similar to E. coli putative alpha helix chain (AAC73460.1); Blastp hit to AAC73460.1 (98 aa), 52% identity in aa 8 - 98) produces the protein MPHSPEDKKRILTRVRRIRGQVEALERALESGEPCLAILQQIAAVRGASNGLMSEMVEIHLKDELVSGETTPDQRAVRMAEIGHLLRAYLK, from the coding sequence ATGCCGCATTCACCTGAAGATAAAAAACGTATCCTTACCCGTGTTCGTCGCATACGCGGGCAGGTCGAAGCGCTGGAGCGGGCGCTTGAGTCTGGCGAACCTTGTCTGGCGATTCTGCAACAGATTGCCGCCGTGCGCGGCGCGTCTAATGGCCTGATGAGTGAAATGGTTGAAATCCATCTGAAAGATGAGCTGGTCAGCGGGGAGACTACGCCAGATCAGCGCGCGGTTCGGATGGCGGAAATCGGCCATCTTCTTCGCGCTTATCTAAAATAA
- a CDS encoding putative periplasmic binding protein (similar to E. coli putative periplasmic binding transport protein (AAC74987.1); Blastp hit to AAC74987.1 (266 aa), 25% identity in aa 19 - 232) — MLSKKFGLSMIVLGIMSSSAFADSIVEGRTLNVAVSPASPPMLFKSADGKLQGIDLELFSSYCQSRHCKLNITEYAWDGMLGAVASGQADVAFSGISITDKRKKVIDFSEPYYINSFYLVSMANHKITLNNLNELNKYSIGYPRGMAYSDLIKNDLEPKGYYSLSKVKLYPTYNETMADLKNGNLDLAFIEEPVYFTFKNKKKMPIESRYVFKNVDQLGIAFKKGSPVRDDFNLWLKEQGPQKISGIVDSWMK; from the coding sequence ATGTTATCCAAAAAATTTGGCTTATCGATGATAGTGTTGGGAATAATGTCGTCTTCAGCGTTTGCTGATAGCATCGTTGAAGGGAGAACACTCAATGTCGCAGTATCACCAGCCTCTCCCCCTATGTTATTTAAAAGTGCTGATGGCAAATTGCAGGGGATAGATCTGGAGCTTTTTTCGTCTTACTGTCAGTCACGGCATTGTAAGCTAAACATCACCGAATATGCCTGGGATGGAATGCTTGGCGCAGTGGCGAGTGGTCAGGCAGATGTAGCATTTTCGGGAATTTCAATCACAGATAAACGTAAGAAAGTTATTGATTTCTCTGAACCTTATTACATCAACTCTTTTTATCTGGTCAGTATGGCCAATCATAAAATAACGCTCAATAACCTCAATGAATTAAATAAATATTCTATTGGATACCCTCGAGGAATGGCTTACTCCGACCTTATCAAAAACGATCTGGAGCCCAAAGGATACTACTCGTTAAGTAAAGTAAAATTGTATCCAACCTATAATGAGACGATGGCTGATCTAAAAAATGGCAATCTTGATCTGGCTTTTATAGAAGAGCCGGTTTATTTTACCTTCAAAAATAAGAAAAAGATGCCGATAGAAAGCCGTTATGTTTTCAAGAATGTTGATCAGCTTGGCATTGCCTTTAAGAAAGGCTCTCCCGTGCGCGATGATTTCAACTTATGGCTTAAAGAGCAAGGGCCACAAAAAATATCTGGCATTGTCGATAGCTGGATGAAATAG
- a CDS encoding putative inner membrane protein, whose translation MYLNRFCYLLLIFAAVGSIFTSHPVAMWFLLANVLTLAIYGIDKTAARKTWRRVPESTLLVFGVVGGWPGAIVGQQLFRHKTQKQPFKTYFIVSVIVSILVTVAIYRLYPFLSY comes from the coding sequence ATGTATCTTAACCGCTTTTGTTATTTACTCCTGATCTTCGCTGCGGTCGGAAGCATTTTTACATCGCATCCCGTCGCGATGTGGTTCCTGCTCGCCAATGTGCTAACGCTGGCGATCTACGGTATAGACAAAACGGCGGCACGTAAAACCTGGCGCAGAGTGCCGGAATCCACTTTGTTGGTGTTTGGGGTTGTCGGTGGGTGGCCTGGGGCGATTGTTGGTCAACAACTCTTCCGTCATAAAACGCAAAAGCAGCCATTCAAAACATACTTTATTGTCAGTGTGATAGTGAGTATTTTAGTTACGGTGGCGATTTATCGACTCTATCCATTTTTGTCTTACTGA
- the trg gene encoding methyl-accepting chemotaxis protein III (ribose and galactose sensor receptor; similar to E. coli methyl-accepting chemotaxis protein III, ribose sensor receptor (AAC74503.1); Blastp hit to AAC74503.1 (546 aa), 79% identity in aa 6 - 526), whose translation MGNTFSMQASHKLGFLHHIRLVPLFSSILGGILLLFALSAGLAGYFLLQADRDQRDVTDEIQVRMGLSNSANHLRTARINMIHAGAASRIAEMDEMKANIAAAETRIKQSQDGFNAYMSRAVKTPADDALDNELNARYTAYINGLQPMLKFAKNGMFEAIINHENEQAKQLDAAYNHVLLKAIELRTERARLLSEQAYQRTRLGMMFMIGAFTLALVLTLMTFMVLRRTVIQPLQQSASRIERIAAGDLTMADEPTGRSEIGRLSHHLQQMQHALQQTVGAVRQGAEEIYRGTSEITAGNTDLSSRTEQQAAAIEQTAASMEQLTATVKQNADNAHHASKLAEDASGKASRGGQMVSGVVQTMGNISTSSKKISEITAVINSIAFQTNILALNAAVEAARAGEQGRGFAVVASEVRTLASRSAQAAKEIEGLIGASVSLIEQGSEEVIAAGSTMNEIVDAVKRVTDIMLDIAAASDEQSRGIVQVSQAISEMDRVTQQNASLVEEASAAAASLEEQAARLTQAVDAFRLHDTGATMRSSFL comes from the coding sequence ATGGGCAACACATTCTCGATGCAAGCCTCGCATAAACTGGGCTTCCTGCATCATATTCGGCTGGTTCCGCTGTTTTCCTCCATTCTCGGTGGCATCCTTCTTCTTTTTGCTTTGAGCGCCGGGCTGGCAGGCTATTTTCTGTTACAGGCCGATCGCGATCAGCGTGATGTCACGGACGAGATTCAGGTACGGATGGGATTATCCAACAGCGCTAACCACTTACGTACCGCACGTATCAATATGATCCACGCTGGCGCGGCGAGCCGGATTGCTGAAATGGATGAAATGAAAGCCAATATTGCCGCTGCGGAAACGCGGATCAAGCAGTCTCAGGACGGCTTTAACGCTTATATGTCCAGAGCGGTGAAAACACCCGCCGATGACGCGTTAGATAACGAGTTAAACGCCCGCTACACCGCCTATATCAACGGCCTGCAACCGATGCTGAAATTTGCCAAAAATGGCATGTTCGAAGCGATCATTAATCATGAAAACGAGCAGGCAAAACAACTGGATGCCGCATATAACCATGTCCTGTTGAAAGCGATTGAACTGCGCACCGAGCGGGCGAGACTACTTAGCGAGCAGGCTTACCAACGTACCCGGCTCGGTATGATGTTTATGATTGGCGCATTTACGTTGGCGCTGGTATTGACGTTAATGACCTTCATGGTGCTGCGTCGCACGGTGATACAACCCTTGCAGCAGTCTGCGTCACGTATCGAACGCATTGCGGCCGGCGATCTGACCATGGCTGACGAGCCCACAGGACGCAGTGAAATTGGTCGCCTGAGCCATCATCTTCAGCAGATGCAGCATGCGTTGCAACAAACGGTAGGGGCGGTGCGTCAGGGGGCGGAGGAAATTTATCGAGGCACCAGCGAAATTACCGCTGGTAATACGGATTTATCTTCTCGTACTGAACAGCAGGCTGCCGCCATTGAACAGACCGCGGCCAGTATGGAACAGTTGACGGCAACCGTTAAGCAGAATGCGGATAATGCGCATCACGCCAGCAAACTGGCGGAAGATGCTTCCGGTAAAGCCAGCCGCGGAGGCCAGATGGTTTCCGGGGTCGTACAAACGATGGGGAATATTTCCACCAGCTCGAAAAAAATCTCGGAAATTACCGCCGTCATTAACAGTATCGCTTTCCAGACCAACATCCTGGCGCTGAACGCGGCGGTCGAGGCGGCACGCGCCGGGGAACAAGGACGCGGTTTTGCGGTGGTCGCCAGTGAGGTTCGTACCCTCGCCAGTCGCAGCGCGCAGGCGGCAAAAGAGATTGAAGGCTTGATCGGCGCATCGGTCAGCCTGATTGAACAAGGATCTGAAGAGGTTATCGCTGCGGGGAGCACCATGAATGAGATTGTGGATGCCGTCAAACGCGTCACCGATATTATGCTCGACATCGCGGCAGCCTCTGATGAGCAAAGTCGCGGTATTGTTCAGGTCAGTCAGGCTATTTCTGAGATGGACAGGGTTACGCAACAAAACGCGTCGCTGGTCGAAGAGGCGTCCGCGGCGGCAGCTTCGCTTGAAGAACAGGCTGCCCGCTTGACGCAAGCCGTTGATGCGTTTCGTTTACATGATACTGGCGCGACGATGCGATCATCCTTCCTTTAG
- a CDS encoding putative amino acid ABC transporter permease component (similar to E. coli putative transport system permease protein (former yecC) (AAC74985.1); Blastp hit to AAC74985.1 (222 aa), 31% identity in aa 14 - 213) produces the protein MSSGNMLAIFYFLLEGIGNTLLVTFTCFLSAFLTGLTVAVLRRLSPLPLQKILDVLVFILRGIPILIAVFLVYFGLPSIGIYVSPLVAMNLSVGLISGSYLAEVFRGALKLVEPFEITVAKVAGMRQLQVIINIELPQMLRFSVPGIINEFSSVLKATPFAYTVGIAEITKQAMSLTAITLNGLQIYTLAGVLYFIIYKVFTLLAGVFEKKYRIS, from the coding sequence ATGTCATCAGGTAATATGCTGGCTATCTTTTATTTCCTATTGGAAGGGATTGGTAATACGCTGCTTGTAACATTTACCTGTTTTCTCTCAGCGTTTTTGACCGGGCTTACAGTCGCCGTATTACGGCGACTATCCCCTCTTCCACTACAGAAGATACTCGACGTACTGGTCTTTATTCTTCGGGGAATTCCAATACTTATTGCTGTTTTTCTTGTTTATTTTGGATTGCCATCGATTGGCATATATGTTTCACCACTGGTGGCCATGAACCTCAGCGTCGGCTTAATCAGCGGGAGTTATCTTGCCGAGGTGTTCAGAGGGGCGCTTAAATTAGTTGAGCCATTCGAAATAACGGTAGCGAAAGTGGCAGGAATGCGTCAATTACAGGTTATAATAAATATTGAACTGCCACAGATGTTGCGATTTTCTGTGCCCGGTATTATCAATGAGTTTTCTTCTGTATTAAAAGCGACGCCCTTTGCTTATACTGTAGGCATCGCTGAAATAACGAAGCAGGCAATGTCACTGACAGCCATCACGCTGAACGGGTTACAGATTTATACTCTTGCCGGGGTATTATATTTCATTATTTATAAAGTATTTACTCTTCTGGCCGGAGTGTTTGAGAAAAAATATCGCATCAGTTGA
- a CDS encoding putative dipicolinate reductase, protein MPISICKHGAPFVVQHENRYGSGASQSSSLSKSIRHISNSHEEIKFISCYSANGACFSNAQMLANASGRPVIGYYGKINKLTASLDNSGRIFRPQHKLAANICYVGNRLLSAPVQLGFGLKHLLTCHSNGNVR, encoded by the coding sequence ATGCCTATTTCGATTTGTAAACATGGTGCTCCTTTTGTTGTTCAACATGAAAATCGGTACGGTTCCGGTGCAAGTCAGTCATCATCACTTTCAAAATCAATCCGCCATATTAGCAACTCTCATGAGGAAATAAAATTTATAAGTTGCTATAGTGCAAATGGAGCCTGTTTTTCCAATGCACAGATGCTAGCCAATGCCTCAGGGAGGCCTGTTATAGGTTACTATGGGAAAATAAATAAGTTAACAGCCAGTCTGGATAATAGCGGTCGTATATTCCGCCCACAGCATAAGCTTGCGGCCAATATTTGTTATGTAGGTAATCGGCTTCTGAGCGCTCCAGTTCAACTTGGGTTTGGCCTGAAACATCTGCTAACCTGTCACTCAAATGGTAATGTCAGATAA